A region of Pieris rapae chromosome 20, ilPieRapa1.1, whole genome shotgun sequence DNA encodes the following proteins:
- the LOC111002032 gene encoding splicing factor 3B subunit 5, protein MGERYNIHSQLEHLQSKYIGTGHADTTKYEWLTNQHRDSCCSYMGHPDLLSYFAIVENESKARVKFNLMERMLQPCGPPPEKPED, encoded by the coding sequence ATGGGAGAAAGGTACAACATTCATAGCCAGCTCGAACATCTACAAAGCAAATATATCGGCACAGGACATGCCGACACCACGAAGTATGAATGGCTGACAAATCAACACCGAGACTCATGCTGCAGTTATATGGGACATCCAGATTTATTAAGCTACTTTGCTATTGTTGAAAATGAATCAAAAGCACGcgtaaagtttaatttaatggaGAGAATGTTACAACCTTGTGGACCACCACCAGAAAAACCAGAGGATTAA
- the LOC111002033 gene encoding uncharacterized protein LOC111002033 gives MNSKEKYIDLKENNLSLRKQAKKITQKKLFGQKITHLFLHEKNISEIPLPKNPTHIIYAYYHNNYITQIKNVEAMFNLTHLHLQWNKIGRIEGLDKLVKLKKLYLGNNQISVVENLEGLKNLEELHIEKQNKENGDPLCFDPRSMISIGASLRILNVSENKISDVSWARPLRRLEVLIAKKNLLEDVQSVADDLCTLVSLVDVNFTGNPMTKKHRYKEIIIARCGPLRVLDDVHIHNTSRIFLQSFDKVVRLRQLHEKNKLSLSRDGADEFLALNMLPGPRARSALSISEFSNQKPKLTAVDASYTFMPRAFWRNRSEDIDNTIFRQVIPNKEITLAITPNGYADGITKDKNGIECFVMPCEVQTTMSSFLDMLENKRENYIPYIQRQNSNLTEDFKELLSDVEHEIDFASKAFNKKPDAVNFWMGDSRAITSMHKDPYENIYCVIDGYKDFILIPPTDLPYVPYKKYKQAMFKYNEGWDIEMIDSAELPWICIDPLKPDFLNYPQFSKAHRYTIRINKGDCLYLPSLWFHHVSQSHGCIAVNYWYDMEFDIKYCYFKMLEKLCESQP, from the exons atgaatagtaaagaaaaatatatcgatttaaaagaaaataacctTTCACTGCGGAAAcaagcaaaaaaaattactcaaaAGAAACTGTTTGGACAAAAAATAACTCATTTATTTTTGCACGAGAAGAATATTTCCGAAatt cctCTTCCGAAAAATCCAACTCATATAATCTATGCCTACTatcataacaattatattacacaaataaaaaatgttgaagctatgtttaatttaacacaTTTGCATTTACAATGGAATAAAATAGGCAGGATTGAAGGCCTCGACAAATTAGTGAAgctaaaaaaactatacttGGGAAACAATCAAATAAGTGTCGTAGAGAATTTGGAGggattaaaaaatttagaagAACTTCATATTGAAAAACAGAATAAAGAAAACGGTGACCCGTTATGTTTCGACCCTAGATCAATGATTTCTATTGGT gcgTCGCTTAGAATACTCAATGTTTcggaaaacaaaatatctgaTGTATCATGGGCTAGACCACTGCGTCGCTTGGAAGTTCTTATAGCTAAGAAAAATCTTCTTGAAGATGTTCag tctGTTGCAGACGACTTGTGTACCCTTGTGAGTTTAGTGGACGTGAATTTCACTGGTAACCCAATGACTAAAAAACATagatataaagaaattattatagcTAGATGTGGACCACTAC gaGTATTAGATGACGTCCATATTCATAATACATCAAGAATTTTCCTGCAAAGTTTTGATAAAGTTGTTCGATTACGTCAATtgcatgaaaaaaataaacttagttTATCGCGAGATGGCGCTGATGAGTTTTTGGCACTTAACATGTTACCAGGACCTCGGGCTCGCTCTGCACTCTCTATATCTGAGTTTTCGAATCAAAAACCAAAAT TAACCGCGGTGGATGCCAGCTATACCTTCATGCCAAGAGCGTTCTGGCGTAATCGCTCTGAAGATATCGATAA tacaattttcaGGCAAGTTATTCCAAACAAAGAAATAACTCTAGCTATCACACCAAATGGATATGCAGATGGTAtaacaaaagataaaaatggtatTGAATGCTTTGTGATGCCATGTGAAGTCCAAACTACTATGTCATCCTTTTTAGATATGCTTGAAAATAAAAG agAAAATTACATACCCTACATTCAGAGACAGAATTCTAACTTAACTGAAGACTTCAAAGAATTGTTATCAGATGTAGAGCATGAAATAGATTTTGCGAGTAAAGCATTTAATAAGAAGCCTGATGCTGTCAATTTTTGGATGGGTGACTCAAGGGCCATAACCTCAA tgcACAAAGACCCCTATGAAAACATATACTGTGTTATTGATGGGTACAAAGACTTCATATTAATTCCGCCCACTGACTTGCCTTATGTACCATATAAGAAGTATAAACAGGCAATGTTCAAATATAATGAAGGATGGGATATTGAAATGATAGATAGTGCTGAACTACCTTGGATTTGTATAG ATCCTCTCAAGCCGGACTTTTTGAACTACCCTCAATTTTCAAAAGCGCATAGATACACAATTCGCATAAATAAAGGCGATTGCCTGTATCTGCCTAGTCTATGGTTCCACCACGTTTCGCAGAGTCACGGATGCATAGCCGTCAATTATTGGTATGACATGGAGTTtgacattaaatattgttatttcaaaatgcTTGAAAAGCTGTGTGAGAGTCAACCTTaa